From Schaalia sp. ZJ405, one genomic window encodes:
- a CDS encoding metal-dependent transcriptional regulator, with protein sequence MAELIDTTEMYLKTILEMEEDGVTPLRARIVERLGHSGPTVSQTVARMERSGLLHVMGDRRLELTEEGRAHAIEVLRKHRLAERLLLDVIGLDWHEVHEEACRWEHVMSDDVEKHLEELLQSPQTDPYGNAIPGRAWEKRGESLELTVRSDQRGTMRISRIGEPIQAEPSLLESFQAAGIMPGSLVDICPESHFVTLSSIDEDGCSLGQVSLPNALIPHLFVEPVTS encoded by the coding sequence GTGGCGGAACTCATCGACACCACAGAGATGTACCTCAAGACCATCCTCGAAATGGAAGAGGACGGGGTGACGCCTCTGCGCGCCCGCATCGTTGAGCGACTGGGTCACTCGGGCCCAACTGTTTCGCAAACGGTGGCGCGTATGGAACGCTCAGGTCTCCTTCACGTGATGGGTGACCGGCGCCTGGAACTGACCGAGGAGGGGCGCGCACACGCCATCGAAGTTCTGCGTAAACACCGGCTCGCCGAAAGGCTTCTCCTCGATGTCATCGGCCTCGACTGGCATGAGGTCCATGAGGAAGCGTGCCGTTGGGAACACGTGATGTCCGATGACGTTGAAAAGCACCTTGAGGAGCTTTTGCAATCCCCTCAGACAGATCCCTACGGGAATGCGATTCCTGGCCGGGCGTGGGAAAAACGTGGGGAATCACTTGAGCTGACGGTGCGGAGTGACCAGCGTGGAACGATGAGGATCTCGCGCATTGGTGAGCCGATTCAGGCCGAGCCTTCTCTTCTGGAGTCCTTCCAAGCTGCGGGCATCATGCCTGGCTCACTGGTCGACATCTGCCCTGAGTCTCATTTTGTGACGCTTTCCTCAATTGACGAGGACGGGTGCTCGCTGGGGCAGGTTTCCCTTCCAAATGCCCTGATTCCGCACCTATTTGTTGAGCCGGTGACGTCCTGA
- the serC gene encoding phosphoserine transaminase has translation MNTLPPLPPELLPHDGRFGCGPSRIRPEQIDALRRPLIMGTSHRQEPVKNIVNSIRQGLTDLFSLPSGYEVALGNGGATAFWDMAAASLIRRRAHCAVFGEFGAKFAEEIRRAPHLVAPIVTEAPAGQLARISLDEDEADTPADTFVYPHHETSTGVVSPVYRCGNADALTLVDGTSIAGAMSVDLSQSDAYYFSPQKVFGSDGGLWVAILSPAALQRAEELNGATDRWIPKFLNVSSAVAQSRKNQTLNTPAIATLVMMDQQIQWMLAQGGLETMERRARQSSDLLYAWAESSSVAHPFVEAPELRSPVVVTIEFDEVVDAKAIASHLRRQGIVDINAYRGVGRNQLRIGTWPATDLEDVDALIGCLDFVLEHAL, from the coding sequence ATGAACACTTTGCCGCCGCTGCCTCCCGAACTCCTCCCCCACGACGGACGTTTCGGATGCGGCCCTTCCCGCATTCGTCCCGAGCAGATTGATGCTCTGCGTCGGCCTCTCATCATGGGAACGTCACACCGTCAAGAGCCCGTGAAGAACATCGTCAACTCCATTCGACAGGGACTTACAGACCTCTTCTCACTGCCATCGGGGTACGAGGTCGCTCTGGGCAACGGTGGTGCCACCGCTTTCTGGGATATGGCCGCGGCCTCGCTGATTCGCCGTCGCGCCCACTGCGCAGTTTTCGGCGAGTTCGGCGCAAAGTTCGCCGAGGAAATCCGACGGGCCCCGCATCTGGTGGCCCCCATCGTCACCGAGGCACCCGCCGGGCAGCTTGCGCGTATTTCTCTAGACGAGGACGAGGCCGACACCCCCGCCGACACCTTCGTCTATCCGCATCACGAAACGTCAACGGGTGTTGTCTCACCGGTGTACCGATGCGGGAACGCAGACGCGCTCACCCTTGTTGACGGCACATCAATTGCCGGGGCGATGAGCGTTGATCTGTCACAAAGCGACGCCTACTACTTTTCCCCACAGAAAGTCTTCGGCTCCGATGGGGGCCTGTGGGTAGCGATCCTGTCTCCAGCTGCTCTCCAACGCGCGGAGGAACTCAATGGGGCCACCGACCGATGGATCCCGAAGTTCCTCAACGTGTCATCAGCTGTGGCACAGTCGCGCAAGAATCAAACATTGAATACTCCGGCGATCGCCACCTTGGTGATGATGGATCAGCAGATTCAGTGGATGCTCGCCCAGGGCGGTCTAGAGACGATGGAACGCCGTGCTCGTCAGTCCTCAGATCTTCTCTATGCGTGGGCTGAGTCATCATCGGTTGCTCACCCATTTGTTGAGGCTCCTGAGTTGCGTTCCCCCGTCGTCGTCACCATCGAATTCGATGAGGTCGTTGATGCGAAAGCGATTGCCTCTCACCTGCGCCGTCAGGGAATCGTCGACATTAACGCCTACCGCGGGGTTGGGAGGAATCAGCTGCGCATCGGCACGTGGCCAGCAACAGATCTTGAGGACGTTGATGCACTTATTGGGTGCCTTGATTTCGTCCTCGAGCATGCCCTGTAG
- a CDS encoding MFS transporter — protein sequence MSKTFHSLRYVNFRLWFGANIIASTGSWMQRVAQDWLVLTVLTSNSGVQVGVVTALQFLPMIFLSPWAGVLADRMNRRHLLQFTQLVTGLLGLILGVLVLTNSAQLWHVYVLAFIGGVVSALDSPARQAFVSELVTVTDLPNAVGLNSTAFNTARMIGPAVSGLLIQWVGIGWVLIINAVLFLAPVVALALIREDELVPRRRVPRQKGQIREGIRYVRHRPDIIVILVTVAVVSALGMNFQLTSALMATEVFGKQAGEYGILSSFMATGALVGSLLAARRRLPRMRMIIIAAGLYGIAEIFLGLSPTYWSFALLCLPTGLAMLTMITAANATIQMTTDESMRGRVMALYSMIFLGVTPIGSPLVGWIGETWGARWSILVGGIASVLVAIVCALWAKKYWDLHLRLSRSRRSVTIEGPVERARIVEENTEGQRRAQVSN from the coding sequence ATGTCGAAAACATTTCACTCGCTGCGCTACGTCAACTTCCGACTGTGGTTCGGCGCAAATATCATCGCGTCCACCGGTTCCTGGATGCAGAGAGTTGCTCAGGATTGGCTGGTTCTCACTGTTCTCACGTCCAACTCGGGGGTGCAGGTCGGCGTCGTCACCGCCCTGCAGTTCCTTCCCATGATTTTCCTTTCGCCGTGGGCCGGAGTACTTGCCGACCGAATGAATCGGCGCCACCTCCTCCAATTCACGCAGTTGGTCACGGGGTTGCTCGGATTGATCCTCGGTGTCCTCGTCCTGACGAATTCGGCGCAGCTATGGCACGTCTACGTTCTCGCATTCATCGGTGGCGTTGTCTCCGCGTTGGACTCTCCGGCTCGGCAGGCCTTTGTTTCCGAACTCGTCACAGTGACCGACCTCCCCAATGCCGTCGGCCTGAACTCAACGGCATTCAACACCGCGCGTATGATCGGGCCGGCGGTCTCCGGTCTTCTCATTCAATGGGTCGGCATCGGCTGGGTGTTGATCATCAACGCCGTGCTCTTCCTTGCTCCCGTCGTGGCCCTTGCTCTCATTCGCGAGGACGAGCTGGTTCCCCGCAGGAGAGTGCCGCGTCAAAAAGGCCAGATCCGTGAGGGAATACGCTACGTGCGTCACCGCCCCGACATCATCGTCATTCTTGTCACCGTTGCCGTGGTGTCCGCGTTGGGTATGAATTTTCAACTGACGTCGGCACTTATGGCGACCGAAGTCTTTGGGAAACAAGCCGGAGAGTACGGCATTCTCTCCTCGTTCATGGCGACCGGGGCGCTCGTTGGATCGCTCCTGGCCGCGCGACGTCGGCTCCCGCGTATGCGGATGATCATCATTGCCGCCGGACTGTATGGAATCGCGGAGATTTTTCTCGGCTTGTCGCCAACGTACTGGTCGTTCGCACTGCTGTGTCTGCCCACGGGCCTTGCGATGCTCACGATGATTACCGCCGCGAACGCAACGATCCAGATGACAACCGATGAGTCCATGCGAGGACGCGTCATGGCTCTCTACTCGATGATTTTCCTCGGTGTCACACCGATCGGCTCACCGCTTGTTGGGTGGATCGGTGAGACCTGGGGTGCGCGCTGGTCAATCCTCGTCGGAGGTATCGCTTCGGTGCTCGTGGCGATCGTCTGCGCGCTCTGGGCGAAGAAATACTGGGATCTTCACCTGCGTCTGTCGCGGTCGCGCCGTTCCGTCACCATTGAGGGGCCGGTTGAGAGGGCCCGAATCGTTGAGGAAAACACCGAGGGGCAGCGTCGTGCCCAGGTCAGCAACTAG
- a CDS encoding ATP-binding cassette domain-containing protein has protein sequence MSTRNTSGTAPGSSRKRPKTPLHPRVTSAVARKDTYLQVAYRWSSVLAASLAAVWIGSGVDTARGGGVLAPQWWVMTFLWSGLAAVMSACAVSHSLTTQAQTEREFRRLTQDAWFALGPTRLKDRSGRMLDLATNGAMRAARYRGGFLSATLASFSSPIIVCLVIGFAVSWVAAGLMVLLVVVGPLLMEVFNKSTRAAGRSFRGSQTFLRQSFLQGIGALESLIYAGAGKAYAKDLARENEIHRRTIMRLLAGNQSLIFFMDIIFSMVAVLLATFLGASGVNAGTLTPGRALSLLILTMILVAPVDLIGQFFYIGIGGRATQNQLSALAREVDAVTEASHRARSTSSSPMPLSQHKGDEDEAEPALSFTDVTVGWPKGPTLIEHVTWHVNAGERVALIGPSGIGKSTVSAVIQGYLEPRSGQVRVLGHDVDYASGASIRRDLAVVEQRTYLFNGSIADNLRMVAPDAGDDELIEALTQANLADEIRSFPDGLNTQVGDHGARLSGGQAQRLAIARAFLKRSPILLLDEPTSQVDLTGEALIVQALERISRQRTVLMIAHRRAAIDNVDRVLVVGDKKVEERQ, from the coding sequence GTGAGTACACGCAACACTTCTGGCACCGCGCCGGGTTCTTCGAGAAAACGCCCGAAAACCCCTCTCCATCCGCGCGTCACCTCGGCGGTTGCCAGGAAAGACACCTATCTCCAGGTCGCCTACCGATGGAGTTCAGTGCTCGCAGCATCCTTAGCAGCGGTGTGGATCGGATCCGGGGTGGACACCGCACGTGGCGGAGGGGTCCTTGCTCCACAGTGGTGGGTGATGACATTCCTGTGGAGTGGTCTTGCCGCCGTAATGTCAGCCTGCGCGGTCTCGCACTCGCTGACAACACAGGCGCAAACGGAACGTGAATTTCGTCGACTGACTCAGGACGCGTGGTTTGCTCTGGGGCCAACTCGCCTGAAGGATCGCTCCGGACGAATGCTTGATCTTGCAACGAACGGAGCGATGCGTGCAGCCCGCTATCGTGGAGGTTTCCTTTCCGCCACTCTCGCTTCATTTTCATCGCCGATCATCGTCTGCCTCGTCATCGGTTTCGCTGTTTCCTGGGTGGCGGCTGGGCTCATGGTGCTTCTCGTTGTCGTTGGCCCATTGCTGATGGAGGTGTTCAACAAGTCCACACGTGCGGCGGGTCGGAGTTTCCGCGGGTCACAGACCTTTTTGCGCCAGTCCTTTCTTCAGGGGATCGGCGCTCTAGAATCGCTCATCTACGCGGGTGCCGGCAAAGCCTATGCGAAGGACCTCGCTCGCGAGAATGAAATCCACCGCAGAACAATCATGCGGCTACTTGCGGGAAACCAGTCGCTGATCTTCTTCATGGACATCATTTTTTCAATGGTGGCGGTGCTGCTCGCGACCTTCCTCGGTGCGAGCGGAGTCAACGCAGGAACCCTCACTCCGGGTCGCGCACTGTCCCTCCTGATTCTCACAATGATCCTGGTGGCTCCAGTCGACCTCATCGGTCAGTTCTTCTACATCGGCATCGGTGGCCGGGCAACGCAGAATCAACTCTCTGCGTTGGCACGCGAGGTAGACGCGGTCACCGAGGCTTCTCACCGGGCCAGGAGCACGTCGTCCTCGCCGATGCCTCTCAGTCAGCACAAGGGGGACGAGGACGAGGCCGAACCAGCCCTCTCATTCACCGACGTCACCGTTGGCTGGCCTAAGGGCCCCACCCTCATTGAACACGTAACCTGGCACGTGAACGCGGGGGAGAGGGTCGCGCTCATCGGTCCCTCAGGCATCGGAAAGTCCACTGTGTCAGCCGTCATTCAGGGCTACCTTGAACCCCGATCAGGTCAGGTGCGCGTCCTCGGCCATGATGTTGACTATGCCAGCGGCGCATCCATCCGCCGTGACCTGGCTGTCGTGGAGCAGCGCACCTACCTGTTTAACGGAAGCATCGCGGATAACCTGCGGATGGTAGCGCCTGACGCAGGCGACGACGAACTCATTGAAGCTCTCACACAGGCCAACCTTGCCGACGAGATTCGTTCCTTCCCCGACGGATTAAATACGCAGGTCGGCGACCACGGTGCCCGACTATCGGGTGGTCAGGCACAGCGCCTGGCAATCGCCAGGGCTTTCCTCAAACGCAGTCCGATCCTTCTCCTTGACGAACCGACATCCCAGGTGGACCTCACCGGTGAAGCGCTCATCGTGCAGGCCCTTGAGCGGATATCTCGTCAGCGAACAGTCCTCATGATTGCGCACCGACGCGCAGCCATTGACAACGTCGACCGCGTCCTCGTTGTTGGTGACAAGAAGGTGGAGGAACGTCAATGA
- a CDS encoding C40 family peptidase: MTTVRHVPRHRMARRPITPIADLADTLTSLNAIRPTAFASATGLALTAVVAGTANAAPVNAAQESARAADLTSTTIAVGNVTTVDVPDIAWTEDEISATAEAPGAAAPAEQETAADRSEVRAEIASAAATEARVNAAGSDIASIALALTGIPYVYGGSSLAGLDCSGLVQYAYAQAGISVARTSDAIAAGGTVVSTPQPGDVVAYPGHVAIYVGNGMMVEATYPGQLSTVAAVRGGGYFVRY; encoded by the coding sequence GTGACAACAGTCAGGCACGTCCCGCGCCACCGCATGGCGCGCCGTCCGATCACTCCGATCGCTGATCTGGCCGACACTCTTACTTCACTGAACGCCATCCGTCCGACCGCTTTTGCGTCAGCCACTGGCCTTGCACTGACAGCCGTTGTTGCTGGTACCGCGAACGCGGCACCGGTCAACGCTGCGCAGGAAAGCGCTCGCGCTGCTGACCTCACCTCCACGACGATTGCCGTTGGCAACGTCACCACGGTGGATGTTCCAGATATCGCCTGGACTGAGGACGAGATTTCCGCTACCGCTGAAGCTCCCGGTGCCGCAGCTCCGGCCGAGCAAGAGACCGCAGCTGACCGCTCCGAAGTGCGCGCCGAGATTGCCTCGGCCGCCGCTACGGAAGCGCGAGTCAACGCTGCCGGATCCGACATTGCGTCGATCGCTCTGGCTCTGACGGGTATTCCCTACGTGTACGGCGGTTCATCCCTCGCCGGCCTTGACTGCTCTGGTCTGGTTCAGTACGCCTACGCTCAGGCAGGAATCTCCGTTGCCCGTACCTCCGACGCAATCGCCGCAGGTGGCACGGTCGTGTCAACCCCGCAGCCCGGTGACGTTGTTGCCTACCCCGGTCACGTCGCGATCTACGTGGGTAACGGCATGATGGTGGAAGCCACCTATCCGGGGCAGCTGTCAACCGTTGCCGCTGTGCGTGGAGGCGGATACTTCGTTCGTTACTGA
- a CDS encoding NCS2 family permease produces MSTKQKAAPSQNVAAQSIDHFFHISERGSTIGREIRGGIVTFFAMAYILVVNPSILGAALPDDGSITTGGIAAGTALVAGIMTILMGVIANYPLALAAGLGLNAIVAFTLVLGQGLTYGEAMGLVAWEGILILLLVLTGFREAVFRAVPQYLKTAITVGLGLFIALVGLVNAGIIRTGATPVEFGISGSITGWPMFVFIFGLFLMFILYVRNVKGAVFISILASTVLAVIVEAVAKIGAFSAEQGAENLTGWKQGVPALQGSPVQIPVFDTLGKVDFFGAFGKLNLVAVILLIFSLMLADFFDTMGTMVAVGAEGNLLDKDGNPPRTRQILVVDSLAAFAGGVGGVSSNTSYIESASGVGEGARTGLASVVTGLLFLLSTFFAPLVQVVPTEAASTALVFVGFLMMTQVTDIDWTKPEIGLPAFMTLAFMPFGYSITVGIGVGFLTYVVLMVACGKVKKVHPLMWFVALLFIIYFLLGPIEALFA; encoded by the coding sequence GTGAGCACAAAGCAAAAGGCCGCCCCATCCCAAAATGTGGCCGCACAGTCAATCGATCATTTCTTCCACATCTCCGAGCGCGGTTCGACCATCGGTCGAGAAATCCGCGGCGGTATCGTCACCTTCTTCGCGATGGCCTACATCCTCGTCGTCAACCCGTCGATCCTCGGAGCGGCGCTTCCTGACGATGGAAGCATCACGACGGGCGGTATCGCTGCCGGAACGGCGCTTGTTGCCGGCATCATGACAATCCTCATGGGTGTCATTGCCAACTACCCGCTTGCGCTGGCTGCGGGCCTCGGGCTCAACGCCATCGTTGCCTTCACTCTGGTCCTCGGCCAAGGCTTGACCTACGGCGAGGCTATGGGCCTGGTTGCCTGGGAAGGCATTCTCATTCTGCTTCTTGTTCTCACGGGCTTCCGTGAGGCGGTGTTCCGTGCGGTCCCGCAGTACCTCAAGACCGCGATTACCGTGGGCCTTGGCCTGTTCATCGCGCTGGTTGGGTTGGTCAACGCCGGCATCATCCGCACCGGAGCAACTCCCGTTGAGTTCGGAATCTCCGGTTCAATCACCGGATGGCCGATGTTCGTCTTCATCTTCGGCCTGTTCCTCATGTTCATCCTGTACGTCCGCAATGTCAAAGGCGCTGTCTTCATCTCGATCCTCGCCTCGACAGTCCTCGCGGTGATTGTCGAGGCCGTGGCGAAGATCGGCGCGTTTTCGGCTGAACAAGGCGCTGAGAACCTCACTGGATGGAAGCAGGGTGTGCCCGCGCTGCAGGGATCGCCGGTTCAGATTCCCGTGTTCGACACCCTCGGCAAGGTTGACTTCTTCGGAGCTTTCGGCAAACTCAACCTCGTTGCCGTTATTCTTCTGATCTTCTCGCTGATGCTCGCCGACTTCTTCGACACGATGGGCACGATGGTCGCCGTGGGCGCGGAAGGAAACCTCCTTGACAAGGACGGCAATCCTCCGCGTACACGCCAGATCCTCGTTGTTGACTCCCTCGCGGCGTTCGCTGGTGGTGTCGGCGGTGTTTCGTCGAACACCTCCTACATTGAATCCGCATCCGGTGTGGGCGAGGGTGCACGCACGGGCCTTGCTTCCGTTGTCACCGGTCTTCTCTTCCTTCTGTCAACGTTCTTTGCTCCACTCGTCCAGGTTGTCCCAACTGAGGCTGCGTCAACCGCCCTCGTCTTCGTTGGCTTCCTCATGATGACTCAGGTCACTGACATTGACTGGACGAAGCCCGAAATTGGACTGCCGGCGTTCATGACGCTCGCGTTCATGCCGTTCGGCTACTCGATTACCGTCGGCATTGGCGTTGGCTTCCTAACCTACGTTGTCCTGATGGTTGCGTGTGGAAAGGTGAAGAAGGTGCACCCGCTCATGTGGTTCGTTGCGCTCCTCTTCATCATTTACTTCCTCCTCGGACCGATCGAGGCGCTCTTCGCCTGA